caactctccttctttggtatctagtcgcttatacatgtcgtcataagccgctaacttagcttctctcacagctttcttcgcctcttgcttcgctcttctatacttttcaccattttcatcggtcctgtccttgtataaggctttacaacattccttcttagccttcacctttgtttgtacctcctcattccaccaccaagattccttttggtatggggcaaagcccttggactttcctaatacctcttttgctacttttcggatacaactagccatggaatcccacatttggctagcttccccctctctatcccacccacactgggtgattactttctctttaaaaatggcttgtttttctccttttagattccaccatctagtccttgggcacttccaagtcttgttcttttttctcactcttttgatatgtacatccatcaccaacaagctatgttgattagccaagctctctcccggtataactttgcaatccttacaagttatacgatcccctttcctcattagaagaaaatctatttgtgtttttgacgacccactcttgtaggtgatcacatgttcttatctcttcttaaagaaggtgttggctaagaagagatcatatgccattgcaaaatccaagatagcttccccatcctcgtttctctccccaaaaccatggccaccatgaaaacctctacagttgcctgtctccctgcccacgtgtccatttaaatctcctcctataaataacttctccatctgggcaattccttgcaccaagtctccaaggtcttcccaaaatttctccttcgaactcgtatccaaccctacttgaggtgcgtacgcactaatgacattgatgagttcttgtcctattacaatcttgattgccatgattctatctcctattctcttgacatctacaacatcttgtgtcaaggtcttgtccacgatgatgccaacaccatttctcgttctatttgtgcccgaataccaaagtttaaaccttgagttttctagatcctttgccttaagaccaacccacttagtttcttgtggGCACATAacatttatccttctcctcaccataacttccactacttccatagattttcccgttaaggttcctatattccacgttcctaaacgcattctactctcttgaactctacccttctgccctagcttcttcaccctcccccgtccaataggatcaaagtacttcttttgtgtgtcttgtgtaaagttgataggagcatatgctcccaaacaactttgagtggagtcgttcgaaaagaagtttctatggcccccttactcatttaacactgcatccgggtgccgatggagatacagcgacccttgctcacttatcactgtgctcgggccacacagcgcgccacttacgggtgacgccctagctttagcgcaatttcgttctggattcattttcataaggattcgacctaactgtggagtgccggctgtcgactacctgacgccctccccctcctcctttaccccgggcttgggaccggcaatgtaagataaacttacacatgcGGAGTTAGAGGTTTAGCTAgacatgaaaataaaatataaagaaaaattgttcaacaacatAAGCAAAACACTAAGTAATACAAGCATAGGCAGGAGATGATGACGTATATGACACGGCAAAAAAATGAGGTAGTGAAGATGAAGATATGCTTGATACTTGATGAAGAACTGATGTTTCGAACATGAAAGGAATAAAGGGCAGCCTTCCTAACCTCTCTCCTGCAATGCTGCAAGTCACGCTGCTTTCCCCACGTTCTGGGATTGCAGCTATCAGTCTCTCTCCTTTTGTTGCTAAAACAGCCGACCCAAAATTAGGGTTAAATCCCTCTCTCTTCCTTGCTTTATTTGGACTCCAAAACACTCAAGTAAACCTCAATTAAAGTAAGTAAATATCTTTTGAGCCCATTGATCAACACATGTGTAATATATTTCAATATCATCGACTCGTAACTCTAAAGCGTTGTGGTCGTACAAGTTATCAGCACAAACCCGCGTAATATCTCTGACTGAGCACCAGTCACCTAAAATTCAATAATTTCTTCTTCAGACCTCGGAATCACGAGCTGTAAAAGTGTACAAAaactagacacacagagcttTCCATCCATATATGGCTCACCACCTGGTTCGTTCTGAGCTGttctccaaaaattattctagTTGACGTATCTGCACAGCCATAATCCAGCACTTGACCAAAATTGctttcaatttcttcaaaaattCTTCCTTTATCTCCTTTTGTACCAATTGACCtacaaaatacataaataacatacaacaacaacaacaacaacaaagccttttcccactaagtggggtcggctatatgaatcctagaacgccattgcgctcggttttgtgtcatgccctccgttagatccaagtactctaagtcttttcttagagtctcttccaaagttttcctaggtcttcctctaccccttcggccctgaacctctgtcccgtagtcacatcttcgaaccggagcgtcagtcggccttctttgcacatgtccaaatcaccagagccgattttctctcatctttcctacaatttcggctactcctactttacctcggatatcctcattcccaatcttatcctttctcgtgtgcccacacatcccacgaagcatcctcatctccgctacacccattttgtgtacgtgttgatgcttcaccacccaacattctctgccatacaacatcgctggccttattgccgtcctataaaatttttccttgagcttcagtggcctacgacggtcacacaacacgccggatgcactctttccatccagctcgtattctatggttgagatctccatctaattctccgttctcttgcaagatagatcctaggtaacgaaaacggtcgctttttgtgatcttcgctagattgctccggtcattagtgtggataagtatataaatggatagagataggaaagcaaacacaagatgtacgtggttcacccagattggctacgtccacggaatagaagagttctcattaattgtgaagggtttacacaagtacataggttcaagctctcctttagtgagtacgagtgaatgatttagtacaaatgacattaggaaatattgtgggagaatgatctcgtaatcacgaaacttctaagtatcggagtgtggtgtcgtcttgacttgccttatctgtctcataggtagatgtggcatcttctctggaagtactcttcctccatccaggggtggtatctttaactggtggagatgcacaaggtaatgtatcaatttcacttgaagcttacttgtagtttcaggcttggtcaagcgcgatacaaaccatgtagtaggagtcccccaagtcgccgagctagggggtctgctgaaagaggtgacagacaaggtaagcaatcagagctccgactgattgttcaccttctccccatcttgcagcaacatgaaggataaagagaagaaaaatgagaagagatgatatgagatacttttgcttttgaagaagtaactttccacaggcttattcttgaactgagctggagggttttctggtttcctccagagtataaggccgactgaagaatttgagggtcaaaacaagtccatcaaatctagagtacgttccaccctgctgatatgggatacttttgcttttgacagagtaatggatgtatcggcacgtgtgctgttacgcttgtctccacatgcttccttgtatccttcgcacttgccctatctggtcctcaagcagatgcggaatcttccctggaaacataagatgatgaagatgagtactcgagagcaatgccaggtaagtaatcaggtaaggggttccaggcagtcagttcctggctggaagcttgattccaagtgctgacatattgctctctttctccttgtcttgcaggtaaaaacaaggtcaaaagaaaaaacagggaaaaagcatgatatgggatactcttgcttttaaccctgatgatatgagatattcttgctctagtatagcttgtttgcagaggtattatcggggggaaagaaagctgaatatttcaaaaggctttgttgggagtgccctctcagatatgatgaagggttgagcatttttgcaggtctgcctgtccgttgggatggaggtcgacatatataggagtctccctaacaacaagtagtaatgctattcctttaccctgcttggtcatagcacggtagtgggagctgccagtttcacatgttttaactctgtcagagcactttgaaaaagtggtctgtggtatctggctctcgagattcggagaacgatgcctcttcgatttttgagaaagcaatcatgctgggggtctgactctcgagattcggagagcagtgtctcttcgatttttgaggaagtaatcatgttgggagtctggctctcgagattcggaaggcggtgcctcttcgattttggagcaagcaatcttgttgggagtgttgtctcgaatgtgagtaaaggttggacatgtttgctagtctaccttgccacgaagcacaaaggttgacacacagggactttccaattatccagcaatggtactgttcctttaccctctcttcgattttgagaaagtagtcatgttgggagtctggctctcgagattcggaggacggtggttgggcatgtttgctagtctaccttgccacgaagcacaaaggttgacacacagggactttccaattatccagcaatggtactgttcctttacccttgtgggtaataatatggtagctagaccttcaaaatttatgggtctaaactttgttagtgctgtttctttgctattcttttacccttcttggtcagagcgatgtagtgggagctgcaagcttcacgtgctcaactttggcagagaactttgacaaagttatatgtggtacccatgagctattgttgcgtgtgggaagtgggtgattgaacagtaagattcatgtgttttctacttccccagaagtctttgacagaatgcccataatttccgcaaagctgagtgtgcgtgtgacaggtgctgacaaggctggaaaagtaggtgcctcttcgatttctgagatcggccctcgtggtctctagggagcccagcttttgagaaagcgagcgcctcttcgatttctgagatcggccttcgtggtctttgagcagcccaacttttgagaaagcaaacggctcttcgatttctgagatcaaccctcgtgatctctaagcagcccaacttttgagaaagcaaacgcctcttcgatttctgagcaggcgcctctttgatttctgaagctccgtcgagtgcagatttttatagaggctggcattaagttccaaagcacacttgaatctccaccagtagaagcttcattcttgcacttctaagatcttgatttgtccgacctcttctctcttcaacacctttgaaaatgtctggcccctccgaccgtcgttttgacttgaaccttgttgaagaggcagccccgccttctccagacaacatatggcgcccatccttcgtctcctcaactggtcctcttaccgttggggattccgtgatgaagaatgatatgaccgctgcggtggtggccaggaaccttctcactcccaaagataacagactactttccaaacggtctgatgagttagctgttaaggattcgctggctctcagtgttcagtgtgcaggttctgtgtctaatatggcccaacgcctatttgctcgaacccgccaagttgaatcattggcggctgaagtgatgagtctcaaacaggagattagagggctcaagcatgagaataaacagttgcaccggctcgcacatgactatgctacaaacatgaagaggaagcttgaccagatgaaggaaactgatggtcaggttttacttgatcatcagagatttgtgggtttgttccaaaggcatttattgccttcgtcttctggggctgtaccgcgtaatgaagctccaaatgatcaacctctgatgcctcctccttctagggttctgtccagtactgaggctccaaatgatccccctccggtgccttctctttctggggctctaccgactgctgagacttctcctaagcaacctttgtgaaggctccctcttgtgtgtttattttgactcatgtatatgtacatatttgtagcttatcggggatatcaataaataagctttccttcatttcaacgtattgtgttaaatacaccaaagccttcttcgctaagttctttgaattttcttttgttgaagcttgtatgttgaagctttctgagtggagcatgtaggttggggtagtgttcccttaagttcccgagtgaggaaaacttcttggttggagacttggaaaatccaagtcactgagtgggatcggctatatgaatcttagaacgccattgtgctcgatcctgtgtcatgtccttcgttagatccaagtactctaagtcttttcttagagtctcttccaaagttttcctaggtcttcctctaccccttcggccctgaacctctgtcccatagtcgcatcttctaatcggagcgtcagtaggccttctttgcacatgtccaaaccaccgtaaccgattttctctcatctttccttcaatttcggctactcctactttaccccggatatcctcattcctaatcttatcctttctcgtgtgcccacacatccaacgaagcatcctcatctccgctaatgactcaaaaacaaaagaacCCAAGCAACAAAGATTAGGAAAAGCTTGTAAAAATAATGACCAATTAACCACTTATCATTGGGCATCTCACCACTTTCTATTGTGCCTTCATCCTTTATTCCAGTCCTTTGGAAGTTGCCGATGGCTGGGTGGCTTAAGGTTAATACTGATAGGTCTTGCACCAACGAACATGCTAAATTTCTGGGGATCTTCGCTCTTTGGAGGGTAGGGTGTTTGGTTCTTTTGCATCAAAtacgaaatttgaagttcaatTACTGCAGAAATTCTTGCCTTTATTGCGTATAGCTTGGGTCAGAGACTGGAACCATATATGGATTGAAACAGATTCCATGTTcattattcattatcttttcaaGGCTCCTAATGCGGTTATTTGGTTCCTTATGGTGGATTAAAAGAATTGTCTATGGTGACTTTGTCAAATGCGgtttatatatacacatatttgTCGAGAAGGAAATCAGGTTGTAGATTCTTTATTGGGGCTGATAGTTATGCTTATTAAAAATGGTGAAAAAAGGATGGGCGGGAGGGTTTATGGGTGTAATGGTCCTCACTCCTACGAAGTAGTATATGTGCCTCGTAATCGATCATTGCCAAATAGCTAATATCGCATAATCTCTCTATttaacttataaaaaaaaaggtactaAGTATCATCCAATTTAGAATGGGAGAAATAAGAGGATGGGGTTTTTGGACCATTAATTAGAGCTTCGGTTTGAAAGAGACTCGTGGAGCCCTTACGCAGCTCCTGACCTTCTTAACATTAACTGAAGATCTAgattcctttttttaattttttctgaaTAATATTTGAGTACTGACATGTTAATAAGTCTTTTTATTCTTCTGATGCTTAACTTATaagaaacataaaagaaaaaaagaagaagatactCT
The nucleotide sequence above comes from Malus sylvestris chromosome 16, drMalSylv7.2, whole genome shotgun sequence. Encoded proteins:
- the LOC126607512 gene encoding uncharacterized protein LOC126607512, yielding MTAAVVARNLLTPKDNRLLSKRSDELAVKDSLALSVQCAGSVSNMAQRLFARTRQVESLAAEVMSLKQEIRGLKHENKQLHRLAHDYATNMKRKLDQMKETDGQVLLDHQRFVGLFQRHLLPSSSGAVPRNEAPNDQPLMPPPSRVLSSTEAPNDPPPVPSLSGALPTAETSPKQPL